gactttcaatgtaaaagtctggacggatccgttcaggctactttcacacttagaattttttttacaatataatgcagacggatccgttctgaacgctagtgtgaaagtaaccttaagaggacacattccctttgtattttaagctaAAACAATTCTTTTATTtgtatcttttacattttcaaaacaaCAGAAAaggaaaactttgggcaccctgcatggttagtacctagtaccCCATTTGGCatgtatcacagcttgtaaagcTTTTTGTAGCCAGCTAAGAGTCTTTAAGTTCTTGTTTGAGAGATTTAATCCATTCTTCCTTGCTGACATCTTCCAGTTCTGGTGATTCCCGGACCATCTTGCCTGCACTTTATAATAGTTGTGGATCACTATAATAATAATGTATTAAAAATCCATCTCTTATGTAAGCCAATAACTCAGGAAAACATCCTGGAACATATGAGATGTCATCGTTTCTTCACAGAGGTGTACACAACCTCGGACTGTTCTGACCCTGGAGGCTTCTTTGCTGTTGTGGTCGCGGAGGGTTTCACCACAGCGTACACTATCTTGTCATCCTGTGAAAATAAGAAGTTAAAGAATTACTATTGTAGTGAAACTCTCAGTTTACAGGAGAATCCAACTTTAGTAAATATTTATGATCAGTGGAAACTGAATTATCAGCCTCACTGAGGGATCAGGTTACATCTGCGTCTCAACTCATAGAGGACTATAcagagtgtatatgtgtgtgtgtgtgtggaggggtGGGGAACAATCTTTTAAAGCAgattgtgatacctcataaaatagttgttactgtacatttccgcgatgtctacttcatgttggcatcattttgtaaacatcattttactttataggatgttagaaggcttagaattttagaaccaattctggggcttacatagtagaaaccacccataaatgaccccattttagaaactacaccctttatggtattcaaaactgattttacaaactttgctgaccctttaggtgttccacaggaattataGGAAAATGGAGGAgaattttcaatttatttttgcagatttttcataTTAATCAATTTTTctaggtttaacagccaaagaaaactcaatatttattaccctgattctgcagtttacagaaacattccatatgtggtcgtaaactgctgtatgggtgcacGGCGGGgtgcagagggaaaggagcgcgttatggattttggagggcagatttcactggaataattttaagttgctatgtcacatttgaagacccacctaatcatccctagagtagaaactcccaaaaagtgaccccattttgtaaactacgggatgaggtgacagttttattggtactattttggggtacatatgatttttgattgctcaatattacgctttttgtgaggcaaggtaaaaaatggctggtgttgtttcagttttacataataaagcatttttgaaaacaaaaataatgtttttgtgtcttcatattctgaaagctatatttcttttatttttctgccgatcatcgtGTGCAGGGGCTCTTTCTTTTGCAAGAAGagctgacatttttattgctaccatttttgggtacatatgattttttgatcattcaatatgacacttttttgggggcaaggtgacccaaaaattgctaTCTTggcacagtttctttttttttaacagcgttcaactgagggggtagatcatgtgatatttttatagagaagatttttacggactAGGTGATACCTGATATGTCCAtgtattgaagaaaaaaaataatgttttagtgtctccattttctgaaagccatattttttttaatcttttgttCGATTGTCTaagatagggtctcatttttttgcggaaagagataacggtttgattggtactattttggggtacatatgtctttttgatcacttggaattacactttttgtgatgtaaggtgacaaaaaatagcattttttatttttttttgggcattcacCTGAGGTGATAGactatgtgacatttttatagagcacatcATTatagacacggcgatacctaatatgtctgttttttatttgaattttttttaaacactatttTATGGTGAGGaggctttttttttctacttgaaacttaaatatgtttattataaaaaacactttttttctttttttttacattttatatttgtgccactgtgggacttcaccttttcagggtttgatccctgttttaattcagtacaatacattatgtattgtTTTGAATTGAACTGTCGGCGTCTTACACAGTAAGAAGCTGACAGTTGCCGAGGGTTAGGtgacagcaccatctagtggtggtaaaaatgtattgcaccttgttttcttgttaataaagattattgctttgtgggaggtgctaggcattgtgggtagtgcaaggcattctgggaaggagaagcccagtcttcagtctacatacagactacaggacatcagcatagctgttccatgcagttctccatcttaaactccaccatctttgtgcaagtacagtacagaccaaaagtttggacataccttcttattcaaagagttttctttattttcatgactatgaaaattgtattcacactgaaggcatcaaaactatgaattaacacatgtggaattatatacataacaaaaaagtgtgaaacaactgaaaatatgtcatattctagtttcttcaaagtagccaccttttgctttgattactgctttgcacactcttggcattctcttgatgagcttcaagaggtagtcacctgaaatggtcttccaacagtcttgaaggagttcccagagatgcttagcacttgttgatccttttgccttcactctgcggtccagctcaccccaaaccatctcgattgggttcaggtccggtgactgtggaggccaggtcatctggcgcagcaccccatcactctccttcatggtcaaatagcccttacacagcctggaggtgtgtttggggtcattgtcctgttgaaaaataaatgatggtccaactaaacacaaaccggatggaatagcatgccgctgcaagatgctgtggtagccatgctagttcagtatgccttcaattttgaataaatccccaacagtgtcaccagcaaagcacccccgcaccatcacacctcctcctccatgcttcacggtgggaaccaggcatgtaggagtccatccgttcaccttttctgcgtcgcacaaagacacggtaggttagaaccaaagatctcaaatttggactccactggtctaatgtctattccttgtgttctttatcccaaacaagtctcttctgcttgttccctgtccttagcagtggtttcctagcagatattctaccatgaaggcctgattcacacagtctcctcttaacagttgttctagagatgtgtctgctgctagaactctgtgtggcattgacctggtctctaatctgagctgctgttaacctgcgatttctgaggctggtgactcggatgaatttatcctccgcagcagaggtgactcttggtcttcctttcctcgggcggtccgcatgtgagccagtttctttgtagcgcttgatggtttttgtgactgcacttggggacactttcaaagttttttcaatttttcggactgactgaccttcatttcttaaagtaatgatggccattcatttttctttacttagctgcttttttcttgccataatacaaattctaacagtctattcagtaggactatcagctgtgtatccacctgacttctccacaacgcaactgatggtctcaaccccatttataaggcaagaaatcccacttattgaacctgacagggcacacctgtgaagtgaagaccatttcaggtgactacctcttgaagctcatcaagagaatgccaagagtgtgcaaagcagtaatcaaagcaaaaggtggctactttgaagaacctagaatatgacatattttcagttgtttcacacttttttgttatgtatataattccacatgtgttaattcatagttttgatgccttcagtgtgaatctacaatttccatagtcatgaaaataaagaaaactctttgaatgagaaggtgtgtccaaacttttggtctgtactgtatatgtggtgAGTGAGATGtactttgtttcagggacattatgtttgcagagctgttcagctagatATAAGTGTCACTCAGGGAGTTATTTCTGCTAGCTAGCCATGAAATCTATGTAtatgcagccattttggacatctgCTTTCTCTGTCAATGTATTACTGTGCATGCTATTCTATATGTTTTACTTACACAcgccatttgtattcttgtagttttaccaattcacaatcctgttgaccaataagCAAGTTAGACTAtagaaaacagtcctcttatttggaagacaggaatggtttatactgaatgtcagactgcacactgtgtgaacttgtatgaagacagaacagtaggagacccagccctcaggCTTCAGTAGCTGGTGGGCTTTgatgcctgtggaaggcatcggggctgccatggcaaccatcagccCCCTGTCAGTGCTGCACAGAGGGCTGATGGAATcagaggggttaatccaccggcatcaccGCATACATCGATGCtggcggatgcagcaggggcccggctttcAGTAACAGCCGGACCTATGCTgcagatcgggcgggtgcagctccagTACCGAtcacatcacgtacatgcacgtatGTGGCAAGAAGCCGCATTCCCTCACGTACATGTATGTGAAAAtggatgaaggggttaataatgaccctaagggctcatgtacatggccgtggccatattgcggcctgtAAACAATACACGTTCACCGGCTGTGTACACCTCGCATCagggatgctgacccattcatttgaatgggtacGCAATCCTGGAGTTGCGGTGCGGAACGGGGGCACGAATCGGAATCCCATAGAAGTACTATGAAGtgtttccgtgggttttctgtttgtgccaacttttttgcagtgcggacagttggatgcggattgcggaccccattcaagtgaataggtcctatATCCATATGCGggggccccacggtcggtgctcgtgcattgtggaccgcaatttgtggtccgcagcacgggcccggccagtacacattcatgtgcatgaggccttaaagggaatctgtcatcagtaaCTGTTTGCATAGCCACATCGCTGTAGTTCACCTGAGTAAAATGCTGTTTATCTTTGGTTGATCCGAGACTCGgttcccaagttatgatacttttttcttaatatgtaaattaggcctTTAGTGCGATGAGGGAGTCAACGTTGCTCTTGTGGCACTCAATCTCTGCTCCTTTCTGAAGCCAACCCCCCTTCGGTGCTTTGATTGATACGGCCAAGCAATGGCAAGGCAGTGAGGAGCTGGTCACAGAAAGGAGCGGGGCATGGGTGCAACAAAAGCAACGGTGATGGCCTCATTGCACCTAATTTACAAAACTAAGGGAAAATATTATAACTCAGGAAGGGAGTCTCTGATCatcaaaagaaaaactgtgttttaatcaGGTAAACCACAGTTacgtatgtgtctatgcaaatagCTGGATAGGAAGGCAACTGGTGATAGACTCCTTCAGCTGCGTCTCCccgtgcgtggatgaaaacatccgccgtaggtgggggggggggttgttgatcagccaatagaaggcagtgatggggatgagcctccctagcatcaaggGTGACACTAGAGAGGCTCACCTCCGTCACccttgctattggctgctcccctcagacgccggatgttttcatccgtaaATGGGGAGAGGCAGTGGCGGCAATGCCGGCATCAGAACTTAGTTCCAAGATGAGACCCATAAAAgcaattcagaccccagaccggaCTCCTCTATTTACTTTCTGCTTCAATCCTGGTTCCTTTTTGCCTCTAAGCACTGATGTTCTGATCACCCTGGAAAGCTGTATTTAGCCTTGCCCAGATGAGAGAATTATTGTAAAATTTGATTCAgttgcttcgccgaattttacaaaaaaaatgtgtttcgTGATGAATGGCTTcatacatgatttaaaaaaaaaaaaatcatacttacagtacctgatccatttgcttgtgatggGCCGGgcaccaccatcttgcttgaagttcTGACTCGAAATCTTGTGTGGCCCggcatgacgtcatcacgccggcaaGCGTCACCGTGCATGGGATTTCGTGTGAGATCTTCATgcaagatggcggtggcaggTCAGTCGCGAGCAAatgaatgaggtaagtatgatttttttatttattttttacactatttcaagtTAAATCGATTTTgtgaacttcgattcactcagcgTTATTTAAGAGCCTGATGAGGGCTGTGGAATCCTCCTAATTGGCAGTAATGGTATTCAATGAATCTCACAGTTCATACTGAAAGATTTTTATCCTCACCTTTTCTTGCATTCAAACAGATGATAAGAAGAACCAAAAAGAGGACCACTGCATATTCAACACATGAAACAACAACTATTGTCGGTACCAGTGAGGTTGACGCCTCAGGAATTGATTGAGTGGTTTCTGCAAAATATAATAAGCGGTATGAAACATAATAACCTAAGAGGCCAGTTATGTAttgaaattaaaaattaaattatgTCTTTATTATCACTTTCCTCAAGAAAACCTTGTGTGGAGCAAATATGTCTATAATCCCTCAATCACTGACTTTGCAAAAGGTACTTTGTTACCCTCACAAAGATGGAAGTCAATACTTATTACAAATATTAAATGCCCCATTGGTGTGGCAACAAAATGGTACTGCTTTAAAACTgcctacaagaatataactactataatactgctcctatgtacaagaatataactactataatactgctcctatgtacaagaatataactactataatactgctcctatgtacaagaatataactactataatactgctcctatgtacaagaatataactactataatactgctcctatgtacaagaatataactactataatactgctcctatgtacaagaatataactactataatactgctcctatgtacaataatataactactataatactgctcctatgtacaagaatataactactataatactgcctcctatgtacaagaatataactactataatactgctcctatgtacaagaatataactactataatactgctcctatgtacaagaatataactactataatactgctcctatgtacaagaatataactactataatactgctcctatgtacaagaatataactactataatactgctcctatgtacaagaatataactactataatactgctcctatgtacaagaatataactactataatactgcctcctatgtacaagaatataactactataatactgcctcctatgtacaagaatataactactataatactgctcctatgtacaagactataactactataatactgctcctatatacaagaatataactactgtagtactgctcctatgtacaagaatataactactataatactgctcctatataccagaatataactactataatactgcctcctatgcacaataactgctataatactgatcctatgtataagaatataactattgtAGTCTAATTCTGCTTTAGGTATGTGTGTGAGATCTTCTTACCGCTTTATAGTACACTGCTCCTCATAACATATTTTgtgattatttttcatttttaaacatTATAAGTGATGATCTTTTCTGATCTACGAAAATCAATTTGTAATACTAGTAACAgtagcctcattcattttaataatGAAATATATACCACGCAGTGTGGGCGGTATACGACCCTGGAGTTAGAGTCATCTCGTACATCATCCACACTGTAACATTTAATGGAGGTTGGTTTTGGGCATATTTCCAGTTGCTTACCTCGGACTCTAAGGACGGTGCCTGGACCTTCTTGAAGGATAGTTTCAACAGGATTTTGAGTTTTAGTATTCTGTAAACAAAATCTTACTGCAACACGACAGTAGAGAGTGGTGTAATCTGGACCCTGGAAATCCTCTAGGAGAAGGTCAGACCGACCAATCAGCTTGGTCTTTCCTTTGTAATCTGGATGGATGTAGTCCTCATTAGGATGATAAACAAAATGTTCTCTTGGTTCTCCGACCATCCAGTACACCTGAGTCCACAGAACACTCCTTTTTCCTACATTAATTGTACTTATCATATCTTGGATGGAGAAGCTGCAGTTGATTATGACCGATCCATTGACCTCCACCTCCATTGTTTGGTTAATATTTGAAGCACCGCTTGGCTCTTTAAAGTAAATATAGAACaatcttaaaagggttatccaggaattgataATAATATCCTATCCTCGGGTTAGGTCCTCATTATCACATGGGCAGTGGTCTGAGTTTTGGAACCCCAGTAGATCCACTGTTTTAGGGAGCTGCCTCGCGCTCCCGAGTTCTGTTAAGGACAGCCGGCTCCCGGCAGCTTTCGAAGCACAGCCccatggtattgcagcttagccccattgacttgtctgagctgcaactaggccatgtgaccgaggtATGGCCTAGTAAGAAGCTGTGGTtgacagctgatcagtgagggtacCAGTTGTTGGAACCCCaccgatgtgatattgatga
The Bufo gargarizans isolate SCDJY-AF-19 chromosome 2, ASM1485885v1, whole genome shotgun sequence genome window above contains:
- the LOC122929233 gene encoding uncharacterized protein LOC122929233 isoform X2; this encodes MYSAACTQRINENIVSVTVNSSDEFNGFYCYSINGFVGGANYTRRTNTGTQLLILKPSGASNINQTMEVEVNGSVIINCSFSIQDMISTINVGKRSVLWTQVYWMVGEPREHFVYHPNEDYIHPDYKGKTKLIGRSDLLLEDFQGPDYTTLYCRVAVRFCLQNTKTQNPVETILQEGPGTVLRVRETTQSIPEASTSLVPTIVVVSCVEYAVVLFLVLLIICLNARKGMKRTDAGETIPESIDLSVYQNSAYENIERIQRKATGTDDNTVYAVVKPFATTAKKPPVSEQSEDDKIVYAVVKHSATTTAKKPPGSEQSEVVYTSVKKR